One Cucurbita pepo subsp. pepo cultivar mu-cu-16 chromosome LG20, ASM280686v2, whole genome shotgun sequence genomic window carries:
- the LOC111782576 gene encoding BTB/POZ and TAZ domain-containing protein 1-like — protein MEALLLPYEIHPHSVAKDRRPEFQELPEPDIHILTSGGLRIPVHSTILASVSSVLENIINQPQKHRSSEKVVQILGVPCEAVVSFVQFLYTSRCTEEYLRKYGIHLLALSHVYLVPHLKKRCSKHLARKLTIDSVIDVLQLARMCDAPDLSLSCMKMVSSHYKAVQKTEGWKFLQEHDPWLELQILQFMEESELRKKRCRRQRKEQRVYLQLSDAMECLEHICKEGCTNVGPRDVEPTKKPCAKFSTCHGVQLLIKHFATCAKRVHGGACWRCKRMWQLLRLHASICDQSDACKVPLCRQFKLKMEQEKDGKEDSKWKMLVKKVVSAKTISSLGLPKRKRAAAAGDTTSGDRIRSFRLQCVEPNGWVL, from the exons ATGGAAGCCCTTCTTCTTCCCTACGAAATTCACCCCCACTCCGTCGCCAAGGATCGGAGACCAGAGTTCCAGGAGCTGCCGGAACCGGACATCCATATCCTTACCTCCGGTGGACTTCGGATACCTGTGCATTCCACTATTCTG GCATCAGTTTCATCGGTgctggaaaacatcatcaaccAACCGCAAAAGCACCGGAGCTCCGAGAAAGTGGTTCAAATTCTTGGCGTTCCGTGCGAGGCAGTCGTTTCGTTCGTTCAATTTCTCTACACATCTAG GTGCACTGAAGAATATCTGAGGAAATATGGAATTCATCTATTGGCGCTATCGCACGTTTACCTCGTTCCGCATCTGAAGAAGCGATGCAGCAAGCACTTGGCTCGAAAATTGACGATCGACAGCGTTATTGATGTACTCCAACTCGCAAGAATGTGCGATGCACCAGATCTCTCACTCAGCTGTATGAAAATGGTGTCGAGCCACTACAAGGCCGTCCAGAAAACGGAGGGCTGGAAATTCCTGCAAGAACATGACCCTTGGCTGGAGCTTCAAATTCTGCAGTTCATGGAAGAATCCGAATTG AGGAAAAAGAGATGCAGAAGGCAGAGGAAGGAGCAGAGGGTGTATCTTCAGCTAAGCGACGCAATGGAGTGCTTAGAGCACATCTGCAAAGAAGGGTGCACAAACGTTGGGCCGCGCGACGTGGAACCCACAAAGAAGCCCTGCGCCAAATTCTCGACGTGTCATGGGGTTCAGCTTCTGATTAAGCACTTTGCAACGTGTGCGAAGAGAGTCCACGGAGGAGCCTGCTGGCGGTGCAAACGCATGTGGCAGCTTCTACGCTTGCATGCCTCCATCTGCGACCAATCCGACGCTTGCAAAGTCCCTCTTTGCAG GCAATTCAAGCTAAAAATGGAGCAAGAGAAGGATGGAAAAGAGGATTCGAAGTGGAAGATGCTGGTGAAAAAGGTGGTGTCTGCGAAAACCATTTCCTCTCTCGGTCTTCCCAAAAGGAAGAGAGCGGCAGCAGCAGGGGACACCACGAGCGGCGACCGCATCAGAAGCTTCAGATTACAATGTGTGGAACCAAATGGATGGGTGTTATGA
- the LOC111782903 gene encoding protein REVEILLE 7-like, whose translation MGVQEKNEGTLSNGSIAAANNFLPKDGAQLDPLMRVSSISSNSNENALKVRKPYTISKQREKWTEEEHQRFLEALKLYGRGWRQIKEHVGTKTAVQIRSHAQKFFSKVVRESSGSNESSINPIEIPPPRPKRKPVHPYPRKAVDSIKAISVAREPKRSPSPNLSAAEKETQSPTSVLTAFSSDDQISAVSEQHNRCPSPISQTVDMQSARISSVRKGELYLSSKSNGGEEKGMLSLESSSERFSEDSLTMKFKPGSVYKKVDNKLHSPVRSIKLFGRTVMVTGDKQPPGHDFEVTKSLAFDGDSKNTCEAYAEKPVLLPSKHVDVNLALGMDNNGDWNMSPGGAPTNTLGNQDKSVPYVKAMPNAPQTCWSLCQNVPYFYLAPSDQTSTGTCTDHVMEERIQDDNSLESSCADSCSGSPSKNENENQSPEVKCQEPCLVGRGNANESKKGFVPYKRCLAQRDTISALIVSEEREGRRARVCL comes from the exons ATGGGTGTCCAG GAAAAGAATGAAGGCACACTGTCAAACGGCTCAATTGCTGCAGCTAATAATTTCCTTCCCAAGGATGGGGCACAGTTGGATCCACTGATGCGGGTTAGCTCCATATCGTCCAACAGCAATGAAAATGCTTTGAAG GTTAGGAAGCCTTACACTATTTCAAAACAAAGGGAAAAATGGACAGAGGAAGAGCATCAGAGGTTCCTCGAAGCCCTTAAACTCTATGGTCGTGGCTGGCGTCAGATTAAAG AACATGTAGGCACCAAAACAGCTGTTCAGATCCGAAGCCATGCTCAGAAATTCTTCTCTAAG GTAGTGCGAGAGTCTAGTGGCAGCAATGAGAGCTCCATTAACCCAATTGAGATTCCTCCACCTCGACCAAAAAGGAAACCAGTGCATCCTTACCCTCGTAAAGCAGTCGATTCAATTAAGGCAATATCAGTCGCAAGAGAACCCAAGAGGTCTCCATCACCAAACCTATCAGCCGCAGAAAAAGAGACCCAATCACCCACCTCTGTACTGACTGCATTTAGTTCGGACGATCAAATTTCTGCAGTTTCGGAGCAACATAATAGATGTCCATCGCCTATTTCACAAACTGTTGACATGCAGTCAGCTAGAATATCCTCTGTTAGAAAGGGGGAGTTGTACCtttcatcaaaatcaaatggaggagaagaaaaaggaatgtTATCACTCGAATCATCCTCAGAGCGGTTCTCAGAAGACTCTTTAACTATG AAATTCAAGCCAGGATCAGTATATAAGAAAGTTGATAACAAGTTGCATTCTCCAGTTAGAAGCATAAAGCTTTTTGGAAGGACAGTAATGGTAACTGGCGACAAACAACCACCCGGTCATGATTTTGAAGTCACTAAATCTTTGGCATTTGACGGTGACAGTAAGAATACGTGTGAAGCGTATGCTGAGAAGCCTGTTCTACTACCTTCAAAACATGTGGATGTAAATTTAGCTCTTGGAATGGATAACAACGGTGATTGGAATATGTCACCCGGTGGAGCCCCTACGAACACCTTAGGGAATCAGGACAAAAGTGTCCCTTATGTTAAAGCCATGCCTAATGCTCCTCAAACTTGTTGGTCTTTGTGTCAAAATGTACCATATTTTTATCTTGCCCCATCTGATCAAACTTCAACTGGAACATGCACTGACCATGTTATGGAAGAAAGGATCCAAGATGACAATTCCCTGGAAAGTTCTTGTGCGGATTCATGTTCTGGCTCCCCGAGTAAGAATGAAAACGAAAACCAGAGCCCCGAAGTAAAATGTCAAGAGCCTTGTCTGGTAGGAAGAGGTAATGCAAATGAGAGTAAGAAGGGGTTTGTGCCTTATAAGAGATGCTTGGCTCAGAGAGATACAATCTCCGCGCTGATTGTttcagaagagagagagggtcGGAGAGCTCGAGTTTGCTTATAG
- the LOC111782926 gene encoding pectinesterase 3-like, with the protein MDQINALKGYGKVTHLELQLEDQLPPPSKPNFKIPNHKSLRLTIAISALVLTTLLIGLIIAASIYNSTGKKSPNSADAINIVCNVTRYPNSCFTSIISLNSSPEPDPELILKLSLQVSLNELSNLSRSLKTLTANGGGEALKDCESQIEDAISLVNDSTAEMESGAGEKTLTESKIGNIQTWMSSAMTDQQSCLDGLEEMDSTSFREVKTRMRKSNEYVSNCLAIVANIHVILEKFEMPLH; encoded by the coding sequence ATGGATCAAATCAATGCCCTCAAAGGCTATGGCAAAGTGACTCACCTCGAACTCCAACTCGAAGATCAGCTCCCGCCGCCGTCCAAACCAAACTTCAAAATCCCCAACCACAAATCTCTCCGCCTCACCATCGCCATCTCCGCCCTCGTCCTGACCACTCTCCTCATCGGATTGATCATCGCAGCCTCCATCTACAACTCCACCGGCAAGAAATCGCCCAATTCGGCCGACGCAATCAACATCGTCTGCAACGTAACTCGTTACCCTAATTCCTGCTTCACCTCCATAATTTCTCTCAATTCCTCTCCTGAACCCGATCCCGAACTAATTTTGAAGCTCTCTCTCCAAGTTTCCCTCAACGAACTCTCCAATCTGTCACGGTCGCTGAAAACCTTAACCGCCAACGGCGGAGGAGAAGCTTTGAAGGACTGCGAGAGCCAAATCGAAGACGCAATAAGCCTGGTCAATGACTCTACAGCAGAAATGGAATCCGGCGCCGGCGAGAAGACGTTGACGGAGAGTAAGATCGGCAACATTCAGACGTGGATGAGCAGTGCGATGACGGACCAGCAGAGTTGCTTGGACGGACTGGAGGAGATGGATTCGACGTCGTTTCGGGAGGTGAAGACGAGGATGAGAAAGTCCAACGAATACGTGAGCAACTGCTTGGCCATTGTCGCTAATATCCACGTCATTcttgagaaatttgaaatgcCACTTCACTAA
- the LOC111783361 gene encoding F-box/kelch-repeat protein At1g74510-like, which translates to MLEGPSYLISRDLPSSCEQESKWVYYTFRVIEMTNKKHLLEDRVEPLAKKSCKLPDDAHNRGEDVHEFLVDDQDKQHCGGDQSDSGSLIHQLGRDMSINCLLHCSRSEYGSIASLNRGFRSLITSGELYKLRRQMGIIEHWIYFSCSLLEWDAYDPNSNRWMRLPIMASNECFMSSDKESLAVGTELLVFGKETISQVIYRYSILNNTWSSGMKMNAPRFLFGSASLGEIAILAGGCDPQGNLLNSAELYNSETGTWVTLPRMNKARKMCSAVFLEGKFYVIGGTGAGNTTLTCGEEYDLKTRTWREIPNMYPGRNAGDGAAVPVAAVEAPPLVAVINDKLYAADYAHREVKRYDKARQLWVAVGRLPERVVSTNGWGLAFRACGDRLIVIGGPRALGGRMIEIYSWAPDQGQLHWGVLASRQLGNFVYNCAVMGC; encoded by the coding sequence atgTTGGAGGGTCCATCTTATCTCATCTCGAGGGACTTGCCTAGCTCTTGTGAACAAGAGAGCAAATGGGTTTATTACACTTTTCGTGTGATCGAAATGACAAATAAGAAGCATCTCTTAGAAGATAGGGTTGAACCTTTAGCAAAAAAATCATGCAAGTTGCCAGATGATGCTCACAATCGAGGGGAGGATGTACATGAGTTCTTAGTTGACGATCAGGATAAACAGCATTGTGGTGGAGACCAATCGGATTCAGGTTCGCTGATCCACCAACTTGGTCGGGATATGTCAATAAATTGTCTCCTCCACTGCTCAAGATCAGAATACGGTTCGATTGCCTCTCTAAATCGAGGCTTCCGATCTCTTATTACGAGTGGTGAACTTTATAAACTGCGGAGGCAGATGGGCATCATTGAACATTGGATTTACTTCTCCTGCAGCCTTCTTGAATGGGATGCATACGATCCAAACTCTAACCGTTGGATGCGTCTGCCTATAATGGCATCAAACGAGTGTTTCATGTCTTCGGACAAGGAGTCATTGGCTGTTGGGACTGAACTTCTAGTTTTTGGGAAGGAAACAATTTCCCAAgttatatatagatatagtattttaaataacaCATGGTCATCTGGGATGAAAATGAATGCACCCAGGTTTCTTTTTGGTTCTGCTAGTCTTGGTGAAATTGCAATTCTAGCAGGTGGTTGTGACCCACAAGGGAATCTCCTGAACTCAGCTGAGCTTTATAATTCTGAGACAGGAACTTGGGTCACTCTTCCTAGAATGAACAAAGCACGGAAAATGTGCTCAGCAGTATttcttgagggaaagttctATGTGATTGGTGGAACTGGGGCAGGTAATACCACTCTTACTTGTGGTGAAGAATATGATTTGAAGACTCGGACGTGGCGTGAGATACCTAACATGTATCCTGGACGAAATGCTGGAGATGGGGCTGCTGTGCCGGTTGCTGCTGTTGAGGCACCTCCTTTGGTTGCAGTTATAAACGATAAGTTGTATGCTGCCGATTATGCACATAGGGAGGTTAAAAGATATGACAAGGCAAGACAATTGTGGGTGGCAGTAGGCCGATTGCCCGAGCGGGTGGTCTCAACAAATGGTTGGGGGTTGGCATTCAGGGCTTGTGGAGATCGACTCATCGTCATTGGTGGACCGAGGGCTTTAGGTGGACGTATGATTGAGATATATTCTTGGGCCCCAGATCAAGGGCAGCTGCATTGGGGTGTGCTTGCCAGCAGGCAGTTAGGTAATTTTGTGTATAACTGTGCAGTCATGGGATGCTGA
- the LOC111782458 gene encoding UPF0426 protein At1g28150, chloroplastic, translating to MAGLLLHSSSTASVLLGGMGKFREGNRHLIFSPKKPMRANCLRLGCSNSTNGICAFLFNPLEDPVVKEALKEPVAFAGGLFAGLLRLDLNEDPLKEWVKKTVESAGITEEVDTQGSVQEDGPTEIEIE from the exons ATGGCCGGTCTTCTTCTCCACTCCTCTTCAACTGCCAGCGTTCTG CTTGGAGGAATGGGGAAATTTAGGGAAGGGAATCgtcatttgattttttcgCCCAAGAAACCTATGCGTGCTAACTGTCTTCGTCTCGGCTGCAGTAATTCAACGAATGGCATCTGcgctttccttttcaatccTTTGGAGGATCCTGTTGTCAAAGAAGCTCTTAAG GAGCCAGTTGCGTTCGCAGGTGGGCTATTTGCTGGGCTTCTAAGGCTTGATTTGAACGAAGATCCATTAAAGGAATGGGTTAAGAAGACAGTAGAATCTGCAGGAATCACAGAGGAAGTTGACACCCAAGGATCTGTACAAGAGGATGGCCCAACCGAGATCGAGATTGAATGA